AAGTTAACGACCTGCTGAGATCAATTCCCGCTTCCTCTAACATCTCGCGCTGTACACAGGCAAATGGCGTCTCATTCGGCTGAATCTTCCCGCCCAGCCCGTTCCAAAGCCCCTGGTTGGGTGGACGGTTCCGGTAGAGCATCAGAACGAGATCGCCCCGATAACAGAAGCAGATCGTGTACGAGAGCGTCATCATACCCGCTCCTCCAGCGAACGCTGCTCCCTCAGCAGCGCAGCCGCTCGCAGCGCCGCTTCAATCGGCTTGACATAGCCGGTGCAGCGGCAAATACTGCCCGCAAAGCCCGCGCGCACCTCCTCTTCGGTTGGATCAGGATTTTCTTGCAGCAGCGCGTAGGCGCGAATGATAAAGCCAGGCGTGCAATAGCCGCACTGCGCCGCGCCAGCCTCGGCAAAGGCTTCCTGAATCGGATGAAGCTTCGCGCCGTTCGCCAGCCCCTCCACCGTCACCACCTCTACGCCGTCAGCCTGAGCCGCCAGCATACAGCAGGCGTTGATCGCCGCGCCATTGAATATGACACCACAGGCGGAGCAATCCCCCGTCCCACAGACCAGCTTTGGCCCCTTGATATTGTGATGCTGAAGCGCCTCCAGCAGCGTTTCCCCTGGCTGAACGCGCCAGCTTTGCGCTCGCCCGTTGACGGTTAGCGTCATGTCGAGCGCCGTATCATTCTCAGGCATGATGCCACTCCTCTGGCTGAGGCGCGCGTCCGGCTGCCTGGCGCAGTGCCCGCAGCGCAGCGACGCCGCTCATCCTGCGCCGATAATCGGCGGATGCGCGATGATCGCTGATGGGCCGCGCCGCTTCCACTGCAAATGACGCCGCCTGCTGAAAGACCGCTTCAGAGGGCTGCTGGCCCTCCAACGCCGCTTCAGCCGCGCTGGCCCGTATAGGCGTCGGGGCCACCGCGCCAAGCATTACGCGCGCCTGCACAATGATTCCATCGCGCACGACCAGTGTAACAGTAGCGTTCACCATCGCAATATCGTCAGAGACGCGCCCAATCTTATAAAAGCCGCCGCGCATGGCAGCGTCAGGTTGGGGAATCTGAAACTCCGTGATGATCTCCCCAGGTTGGCGGATGCTGCGGGCCGGGCCGGTAAAAAACTCGCTCAGCGGCACAATGCGCCTGCCCTGCGGCCCCGCCAGAACGACCAGCGCGTCCAGCGCCAGCAGCGGCGGCGGCGTATCAGCCGAAGGCAGCGCCGAAGCTGTGTTTCCGCCAAGCGTCGCCATATTGCGAATATTGGGCGAAGCACAGACCGCCGCGCTGCGCGCCAGAATACCAGACGCCAGCCCCTGGATCAGCGGGGAGCGCGCTACCTGGCGCATCGTCGCGCACGCGCCGATCACTATCATGCTCGTACTGGGATCATCTTCCAGGCCAGAGATAAAAGCCAGGCCCAGATCGCGCAGGTCCACCACCTCACGCACGCCAACCATATAGCGCGGATTCACCAGCAGATCGGTCCCACCAGCAATCACCGTCCGGCCCGCGTCCGGTTCGCTCAGCAGGCTGATCGCCTCGTCAATATGTTTGGGGCGATGATACGCCCGAATCTTTAACATACCAGGACGCTCCGAGAATATCTTATGCAGATGCTCCCAATAAATACAGCAAGGCTTCCAGCGCGCCACCCGCAATCGCCCGCGACTTATCTGAAATGCTAAAGCAATGTTCGCGCCGCGCGCGGGGGTCTATATCGCCAACTTTCATGCCCTGGCGAACCACCAGCCCATCATGCGCCAGGCCACGCAGCACGCCGCCAATCTGAGCATACATCGGCGTCCCGCCAACGGTAGCGATGACCTCGCCCGCCTTCACCACATCAGCAATAGCGTGCTGGGCCATCAATGAGCCATTAGCTGGCGCGCGCAGCAGCCGTTCCGACGTAAAGCCAGCAATATCGCCAGGGACGCCGGTATCTGGCTCAGCGCAGCCGCTCAGATAGACGCGCCCCAGGTTATGGCCGCGATTCGTTTCAATCACGGCATGCGTGTCAACTCCGGCCTCAAATCCTGGCCCCAGCGCCAGTGTCACCTGAGCATCGGTAAGCTGCATGCCGATATTACGCTTGGCAAGCCTCGCATCAATGAGCGCCGTTGGGTGCAGCGCCCGCAGCAGCGCCCCATCCTGGTCAATCAACACCGGCATTTGGCCCCGCGCCAGCGCCGCGCGCGCGCCATCCAGGCTATCCACGCGCACGCCAGTAAGCCCCTCGATCTCGATGGAGCCGGTATAGACCGCTTCAGCAAACGCCACCGTGCGCCGCAGCGCCAACGGTTGTGGCAATTCGGTTGCCACCACCGCAAAGCCAGCGCGGCTCAAACGATGGATGGTTCCGCTGGCAAGATCGCCAGCGCCTTTGACGCCCACCAGCATATGCCGAAACACGGTCATCTCCAACCGCTCAGGCGCATGGCCTGCGTAATGCGCTGCCCAGCCTCGCATACCGCCCGAATAAACTCAGCCTGGCGTGGGTGGCAGCGTTCGCTCGGCCCACCTACCGAAACGGCGGCAGTAACAGCGCCCGTTTGATCGAAGATCGGCGCGGCTACCGCTTCCACTCCCACCTCTAACTCTCCGCAAGAGACCGCATAGCCCCGCGCGCGCACCTGGCGCAGTTCTTCGAGAAGCCGACGCGGATCAGTAATCGTCTGCCCGGTATAACGCTTCAGAGACATCTCCGAGAGCAAGTCTCGCAGACGGCCCTCCCACTGATACGCCAGCAGTGCTTTCCCAGTTGAAACAGCATGGGCCGGAAGGTGCTGGCCGGGTACATTCACTTCGCGCACAAAATAATAAGAATCTTCGGTATCAATGATAACAACATCCAGGTGTTCCAGCACCGCCAGATGCACAGACTCGTGCGTCTGATCGCGCAGGTCCAGCAAGATCGGTCTGGCCGCACGACGAACCGTATTGGTACTGAGGAGGCCCGCGCCAAGTTCGGCTACCCGCAGGCTCAGTTGATATTTGTGGCTGTCCTCGTCCTGAATGAGCAAGCCCTCAGCAACGAGCGCGCTGACGATACGATGAACCGTTGATTTTGGCAAGCCGGTCAGTTCCGCCAGTTCGGTAATGCGCAGCAATCCCCGGCTCTGGAACGCAGAAAACACGGAGGCAACCCGGCGCACCGTCTGAACTGTGCCATTGCTCTCACCGTGCCGCATGGCCTGCCTCGCATTTCTGTTCCGTCCAGTGGAATTTTGTTCCATTATCGGTGTGAACAGAGTATACTTGCGGGCAAAGCTGCTGTCAAGAGTTCCTGGGAGGTGTTTCGTCATGGGCATCGCGCGCCGGATTCGCGTAGCGCGGGGTGAAGAGGCTGGTGATCTGATTCTTCGGAATGGTCAGCTTGTCAACGTCTGCTCTGGTGAAATCTATCCAGCCGATGTTGTCATCGTCGAAGGTGCTATCGCGGCCATTGGAGAGCCAGGGCAGTACGACGCTCCCGACTCCCGTGATCTCGGCGGGCGTTTTCTCGTGCCTGGCTTGATTGACGGGCATATGCACATCGAAAGCACAATGCTGACGCTTGCGCAGTTCGCGCAAGTTGTTGTCCCGCACGGCACCACCACAATCATCATAGATCCTCATGAATATGCCAATGTGATGGGCGTGGAGGGCATTCGCTACGCTCTGGCATCCGGGCGCAACCTCCCGCTTACCGTCTACGCGGTCCTCTCCTCCTGTGTGCCCGCTTCTCCGCTGGAAAGCCCACGTCAGGCGCTTTCCGCCGCCGATCTCTTGCCGCTCCTCGATGATGATCGGGTGCTGGGCCTGGCTGAGATGATGGATGTGCCAGGCGTCCTGCACGCTGAGCCGCAGGTACTGGCGAAAATTGAGGCGAGCAGAGCGCGCGGGCGCGTCGTGGATGGTCACGCGCCCGGTGTGCGCGGGCGCGACCTCAACGCCTATGCGGCTGCGGGGATCATGTCCGATCACGAAAGTACCGCGCTCGATGAGGCGCGTGAGAAACTGCGCCTGGGCATGTGGCTGATGGTCCGTGAAGGCTCAGCCGCCCGCAACCTGGAAGCCTTGCTCCCTCTGATCAAAGAACTCACCCCACCGCGCGCCTGCTTTGTCACCGATGACCGCGACCCGGTAGACCTGGTGAAGCGCGGTCATATTGATTCGATGGTACGCATGGCAATCGCTGGCGGCCTCAGCCCGATGCAGGCTATCCGCATGGGGTCGCTCAACACTGCGCAGTATTTCCGCATGGATGATCGCGGCGCGCTGGCGCCCGGCTACGTGGCCGACATCCTGGTCATAGATGATCTGGAGAGCTTTACCATTCAGGAAGTGTATAAAGAGGGCGTTCTGGTGGCGCAGGCTGGCAAGGCGCTCTTTACCGCGCCCGCCACCGAGGCCATGACAGCCAGCACTGTCCACACTGGCGCCATTCGCCCGGAACAGTTGCGTATCTCAGGCCACGAAGGCGATGTAGCCGTGATTGGCATTGAGCCAGGGCAGATCACCACGCTGCGCCTTACCGAAGCAGCGCCGCTGGCCGATGGGCAGCTTGTGAGCGATGTCTCGCGTGATCTGCTCAAGCTCGTCGTAGTAGAGCGCCATCATGCCAGCGGCCAGGTCGGCCTGGCGCTGGTCAAAGGCTTTGGACTGAAGAAGGGAGCCATTGCTTCCACCGTCGCCCACGACGCCCATAATCTGGTGATTGCTGGCACAAACGATGCTGACATTCTGCGGGCCATCGAAGCCATCAATGAGCTTGGGGGTGGCTTCGCGCTGGTCGTCGAGGGGGAGGTGCGCGCCAGTGTGCCGCTGCCGCTGGGCGGGCTGGTTTCGCCGCTGCCAGTCGCTGAACTTGTCAGCCAATTGCAAGCCCTCGACGCCGCTGCCGCCGAACTAGGCTGCGCCCTGGAACACCCCTTCATGACGCTCAGCTTCTTAAGCCTATCGGTCATACCATCGCTCAAGCTCACTGATCAAGGTTTGATTGATGTCACCGCCGCGCAGGTCGTGCCGCTGCAACAATAAAGAGGGACCAGAAATGCTCCTCAATGTCACTGAATATCATCGGCCAGAAACGATTGCCGAGGCGGTGCGCCTGCTGGCGCGGCCAGGCATCAAGACGGCTGCTCTTGCCGGAGGCACGCTGCTAGTTGGGCAGCGCGACGATGAACTTCGGGCGCTGGTAGACTTGCGCGCCCTCGGATTAAACACGATCAGCGAGCAAGGCTCACAAATGCGATTCGGCGCGATGCTGACGCTGCAAGCTCTGGTTGATTCACCGCTGGCACGCGCGATGGTCGGTGGCATCCTGGTGCAAGCCGCCGGAACATCGGCAGCACGCCTGATTCGTAACGCCGCCACGATTGGCGGCACGCTCGCCTCTGGCCCAGCCGCCAACGCCGACCTGCCCGTTGCCCTGGCCGCGCTGGATGCCCAGGCCCGTCTGATAGGCCAGGCAGAGCGCCTGGTTCCGGCAGAAACCGTCTTCGAGGAACGCCAGCCTGGAGAACTGCTGGTTGAAATCATCATCGAACGGCCCCCTGCCCATGCCGAAGGCGCGGGTGCGCGAGCGACCATCGGGAGCGAGACTGCGGGAACTGGGTTCCCGCAAGCGCCCGCCGCCGAAGGCGCGTTTGTGCGCGTGGCTCGCGCGCCCGACGACGTAGCCCTGGTTCACGCAGCGGCATTCTTGCTGATCCAGAGCGGCATCTGCCAGCAAGCGCGTGTAGCGGTTGGCGGCGCTGGCATGGCTTCTGCGCGTCTTCACGCAGCCGAGAGCCTGTTAGCAGGCCAGAGCATCACCCAGGAGCACATTGCCGCAGCCGTAGTGGCTGGCATAGATGCGTTTGCGCCTCCGCCTGATTTTCGCGCCAGCCCGGCCTACCGCCGCGATGTCGCCGCCACGTTGGCGCGCCGGGCGCTGGAACAATGCGCCGACGCTGCGCGCTGGAAGCAGTTGATGGGCAACAACAAAGCATAGTCGGAGGAACGCCAGGCATGTCTCTCGAAGAGAACAAAGCCATCATTCGCCGTGTCATTGAAGAGGTGGTCAACCTGGGAAACTTGAGTATCATCAACGAGATATTTACTGCTTCATTCGTTGATCGCTCTTCTCCCGACCAGCCAGCAGGCCCGGAGGGTGTCAGGGCTTTTATTTCATCGGTTCGCACCGGCTTCCCTGATCTTTCTGTCAAGATTGATGATCTGATTGCCGAGGGAGACAAAGTGGTCATTCGCACGACCTGGCAGGGGACGCATCAAGACACTTACGCGAAGAATGCGCCAACTGGCAAGCAGGTGTCACGAACTATGATCCAGATTTTCCGGCTGGCGGATGGCAAGATTGTCGAGGAGTGGAACGAAGGAACAGCATTATTATGATGACTCGCCTTGAAACCGCCCGCCTCTCACTCAGGCGGCCAACCGAAGACGATATACCAGTGCTGAGCGGCCTCTGGCGCGACGAACGGGTCCAGCAATATCTTGGAAGGGTACTCACCCAGGAGGCAGCGGAAGAGAGGGTTGCCAGGCTCCTCCAATCGTGGGATGAGCAGAACTTTGGCCTCTGGGCTGTCTACGAGCGAAACGCCAATATAGCTATTGGCCTTTGCGGCCTCTCCCCCTTGGAGGAGGTGGTTGAACTTTCCTACAAATTTGCTCCCGACTTTTGGGGGCGGGGATATGCGACAGAAGCAGCCACAGCCAGCCTTGATGAAGGCTTTCGCCGACTGGCCCTGGAGCGCATTGTAGGAATGACACAAAGCGCAAATACAGGCTCCCAGCGCGTCTTGGAAAAGCTCGGTATGCGCTTTGAGCGGTCCCTGCGAGCCTGGGATGCAGAACAGTATTTTTATCGCTTGAACCGGGACTATTGGCTACGCGATAGGCCGCAATCAACGCCAGCCCATAAGCAATCAAGTTAGTGAATCTCATAGCAAGGGGTAGCAGATATGCGCATCGGCTTGAATATAAATGGCGCGCGCCGCTCACTAGAAGTCGCGCCGGGCGCGCGCTTGCTAGAAGTCTTGCGCAGCGAAGGGCTGTTCAGCGTCAAATATGGGTGTGATACCGGCGAATGTGGCGTATGCGCTGTGCTGGTGGATGGCGTCCCTCGGAACACCTGCGTCATGCTGGCGGCACAGGCCGATGGCGCCGCGATCACGACGGTAGAAGGGTTGGGTACGCCGCGCCAGATGCACCCGCTGCAACAGGCGCTGGCCGATAACGGCTCTGTGCAGTGTGGCTACTGTATTCCGGCGATGGTTGTTGCTGCCCAGGCGCTCTTGAAAGAGACGCCCGATCCCACTGAGGAGCAGATTCGAGACGCCATCTCCGGCAATCTCTGCCGCTGTACTGGCTACCTCAAGCCCGTGCAGGCCATCCAGCGCGCCGCCGCTATCCTGCGCGGCGAAGCGCCGCCGCCCGCGTTTGGCGATAACGAAATATGGTCGCCTGGCCGATCAGCAGAACATGGTGAACACGAAGAAGGCAAACACAGCAGCGGCGAGAGCAGCCCTACCCATGACCCGCGCCGCGCCGCGCCAGATGATCTGGAGACAGAAGCAGCAGCCAGCGTCTCTACCCTGGCGCAGCCGAAAACATCGCTGCGAACAGTGGGCAAGGCCGAACGCAAAGTTGATGCGATAAAGCTGGCAACCGGCAAGCCCTGCTTTGTAGACGACATAGAACTGCGTGGCATGCTGCACGCAGCCCTGCTGACCAGTCCCCACGCCCACGCGCTCATTCGCCATATCAACGCCGCGAAAGCCAGGGCGCTCCCTGGCGTCCACGCTGTCCTGACACACAAAGACCTGCCGCGCATCCCATACACCACCGCAGGCCAATCCTGGCCGGAGCCGGGGCCACATGACCAGTACAGCCTGGATAACGTCGTGCGCTTCGTCGGTGATCGCGTTGCCATCGTTGCCGCCGAGACACCCGAAATTGCACAGCAGGCGCTTGATCTGATTGACGTAGACTACGATGTCTTGCCTGCCCTGCTGGACCCGCGCCGCGCAATGGACACAGATGCCCCTTGCATCCATCCTGAGCCAGACTCGTACCGGATTCACGACCCCTCTCGCAACCTGGCGGCGCGCATTGAGGCAAACGTTGGCAGCGTTGAGCAGGGCTTTGCTGAGGCTGATCTGGTCGTCGAGGGCGAATACATTGTCCCCCAGGTGCAGCAGACGCCGCTGGAGCCACATATCGTCATCACCTATTGGGACGAGGACGAGCGCCTGATCGTGCGCACCAGCACCCAGGTACCTTTTCACGTTCGGCGCATCATCGCCCCGATCATCGGTCTGCCGCCCCGGCGCATTCGCGTCATCAAGCCGCGCATCGGCGGCGGCTTTGGCGTTAAGCAAGAGGTTCTGATCGAAGACCTGGCTGCCCACCTGACTATTGCTACCGGCAGGCCCGTTCGCTTCGAGTATAGCCGCGCGCAAGAGTTTCGCAGCAGCCGCTCGCGCCACCCGCAGATTCTGAAGATGCGTACCGGCGTCAAGCTCGACGGCACGATGACCGCTAACGAGATGGTCGTGCTGGCAAACACCGGTGCATATGGCACGCACGCGCTGACCGTCCAGAGCAACACCGGCTCCAAGTCGCTGCCGCTCTATCGCGCGCCGAATATCCGCTTCGTGGCCGATGTGGTCTATACGAACCTGCCCCCGCCAGGGGCGTTTCGGGGCTACGGCGTGCCGCAGGGCATCTTTGCCCTGGAAAGCCACATGGATGAGGTTGCCAAAGCGTTGGGCATGGACGTGATTGCCTTCCGGCAGAAAAACTGGATACGCCAGGGCGATGAGAACCCGCTCTCTGTCGCGCTGGGCGAAGGCAAAGAGGGTCTGGCGCAGGTGATTCAGAGCTGCGGCCTGCCGGGCTGCATCGAAAAGGGCAAAGCGGCCATCGGCTGGGACGAGAAGCGCGGCCATCCGGGCGAAGGGCGCATCAAGCGCGGCGTTGGCGTCGCCATCGCCATGCACGGCACAGCTATTGCCGGGCTGGATATGGGCGGGGCCAGCATCAAGCTCAACGACGATGGCTCCTTTAACGTCCTGGTGGGCGCAACCGACCTGGGTACCGGCTCGGATACGGTGCTGGCGCAGATCGGCGCCGAAGTGCTGGGCGTCCCCATCTCCGACATTATCATTCACTCGTCTGATACCGACTTCACGCCCTTTGATACCGGCGCCTATGCCTCCAGCACCACCTACATCTCAGGCGGCGCAGTTAAGAAAGCGGCAGAGCAGGTACGCGAGCAAATCTGCGAAGTGGCCGGGCGCATGCTCAACGCTCCGCCAGCCATGCTGCGACTAGAGAACCGGCGCATCTATGCGCCCGATGGCCGCAGCGTCAGTATCTCCGATGTGGCGCTGCATTCGCTGCATGTCGAAAATCAGCATCAGATCATGGCAACCGCCTCCACCATGAGCTACGATTCGCCGCCGCCCTTTGCCGCGCAGTTCGCCGAAGTCGAAGTTGACAGCGAGACTGGCGCGGTGCGTGTCGTCAAGATGATCTCAGCCGTTGACTGTGGGCGTGCCATCAATCCCGCGACGGCTGAAGGCCAGATTGAAGGCGGCGCAACGCAGGCGCTCGGCTACGGTGTCTGCGAAGAGATGCGCTATGACGACCAGGGCGCGCTGCTGACCACCGACTTCACCACCTACCACATCTTCCGCGCCGACGAGATGCCCGCGATGGAAACCTATCTGGTGGAAACCAGCGACCCCTACGGCCCCTATGGAGCCAAGGCTGTCGCGGAAATCCCTATTGACGGCATGGCCCCGGCCATCGCCAACGCCGTCGCCGATGCCTTGGGAGTGCGCGTGCGTGAAGCCCCGCTGACGCCGGAACGAGTGTGGCAGGCAATGAGAGAGGGCGCTGGCGATAAATGATTGTACGTTTACTCACAGAAGAAGATATAGAAGCGCTTTGGAGTGTCCGCTTGCGCTCCCTTCAAGATAATCCAGAAGCATTTGGCTCAACCTATGAGGAAACGCTTGGGCGGGGCAAAGAGAATATGCGTCAACGGCTGCTGAAGCCGCATGCAGAAACCTTTTATATCGGCGCGTTTGAGGAAAGCCTGGTGGGTATCGTCGGCTACTTTCGTGAATCAGGAGTAAAAGGCCAGCACAAGGGCTACATCATCAGCATGTATGTGACCCCTGAGCAGCGTGGGCATGGCATTGGCAAGGCTCTGGTAGCTGAAGCTATCGCTCAGGCGCGCAAGGTAACCGGACTTGAACAACTCCTACTCGCTGTCGTCACCAGCAATACAGCCGCTCGCCGATTGTATCTATCCCTTGGCTTTCAACCCTATGGTCTGGAACCACGCGCGCTGAAACGCGGCGAGCAGTATTGGGATGAAGAACTGATGATCTTGCCCTTGCAGTGACCTCTACGTACAGGAAGAACGGGCCATGCCAGATACGCTTATCGTCAACGCAACTATCGCCACGCTCGGCCAGCCCAGCGAACTCATCGAGGATGGGGCGCTGCTCGTGCGTGATGGGTTGATCGCGGCTATCGGCAAGACGGCTGATTTGCACGCGCAGCACCCCGAAGCTGACTTCGTGGATGAGCGCGGCGGGCTGGTGCTGCCTGGGTTTCTCTGCGCCCATACCCATTTTTATGGCGCGTTTGCGCGCGGCATGGCAGTTCCAGGCGAGCCGCCCAAAAACTTCCCTGAGATTCTGGAGCGGCTCTGGTGGCGGCTGGATAAGCTGCTCACACTCGAAGATACTCGCGCCAGCGCCGACATCTTCATGGCCGATGCCATCCGACACGGCACAACCTGCGTCATTGACCACCATGCCAGCCCCAACGCCGTTGATGGCAGCCTGGATGTGATTGCCGAGTCGGTTGAGCAGGCGGGCATCCGCGCCTGCCTGGCCTATGAGGTTTCTGACCGCGATGGGCCAGTTATCACCGAGGCAGGCATCCGCGAAAACGAACGCTTCATTCGCTCACTGCACGAACGCCCATCCGGCAGGCGAGCCATGCTTGCTGGCAGCTTTGGCCTGCACGCTTCGTTCACCCTCAGCCCAAAATCGCTGGAACGCTGCGCCGCGCTGGGGCTGGCCCTGGGCGTGGGCTTTCATATCCATGTCGCTGAAGACGCCTGCGACGAAGAAGACAGCCTGGCAACGTATGGCGTGCGCACAGTAGAGCGCCTGGAACGCAGCGATATTCTAGGGCCGCTGAGCATCGCCGCGCATTGCGTGCATGTCAACAGTGGCGAAATCAGGCGGTTGGCGCACACACGAACCCATGTCGTACATAACGCGCGCTCGAATATGAACAACGCGGTGGGCGTGGCTCCCGTACAGCAGATGCGCGAAGCTGGCGTCAATGTTGGGCTGGGCAACGACGGCTTCAGCATGAATATGCTGCAAGAAATGAAGACCGCCTATCTCATGCCAAAGCTGGCCGGGCGCGATCCGCGCCTGATGGGCGGCGATGTTGTCATGGATATGGCTTTTGCCAGCAGCGCGCGCATCGCTGAATCCGTCTTCCGGCCCTTTGCAGAGACGCCGGAGCATTTCTTCGGCGAACTGCGCCCTGGCGCGGCGGCTGATCTGGTAATTCTGGACTATAACGCGCCCACACCGCTGACGGCTGGCAATCTGCCCTGGCACCTGATATTTGGCGCAGACGGAACCCATGTCCGCGATACGATGGTCGCTGGCCGCTGGCTGATGCGTGACCGGCGCTTGCTAACGCTCGACGAAGAGCGCATCATGGCCCGCGCCCGCGAATTATCGGCAAAGCTGTGGGCAAGGATGGAATGAAGGAGGAGTGCTGCATGAATGGGTGGGAAAACTTTTTCATCGCTGAGGTTGGCGCGTCGGCGGCCCTGACGGGGCTGATCTTCGTTGGGGTCTCAATCAACCTGGCGAAGATCATCGCCTATCCAGGGCTGCCAGGCCGCGCCTCTGAGGCTCTGGTGGTGCTGCTGGCGGTGCTTATCACGTCTTCGCTGCTGCTAGTTCCCAGCCAATCATTGACACTTGTTGGCATCGAGGTACTGGCGGTCGGTCTGGTTGCCTGGGGAGCAACTATCGCACTCCAACAGCATAGCTGGCGGCAGTTCGAGGCCCAATACCGGCGACCTTTCATCATGCAGGTTGCTCTGAATCAAATTGCGACAGTGCCATTGATAATCTCAGGCATTGTGATATTGACCAAGGGGGCGAGCGGTCTTTACTGGCTTGTTTTTGGCTTCATATTCTGCTTCCTCGCTGCGCTTTTGGACGCCTGGGTGCTGCTGGTTGAGATCAATCGCTAAAAACAAATAACCATAAAACCTAAGAAAAAAGGAGCATACAATGGCTCTGGCGAGCGATATTGACAAGATCAAGCATGAACTGGCAAAACACCAGGATGACATGATCACCTTTCTGCGCGAAATTATCAGAATCCCCAGTTATGATAGCCAGCTTGGCCCAATAACAGATGTCGTTGGCGCGCGCATGCGCGAACTGGGCTTTGACGAAGTGCGACGCGATACGATGGGCAATATTCTTGGCCGCGTGGGCTATGGGCCGCGCGTGATGGTCTACGACAGCCATATTGATACGGTGGGCATCGCAGACCGCAGCCAATGGCAGTGGGATCCCTTTGAGGGCAAGGTGGAAGATGGCATTATCTATGGCCTGG
This portion of the Ktedonobacterales bacterium genome encodes:
- a CDS encoding (2Fe-2S)-binding protein, translating into MPENDTALDMTLTVNGRAQSWRVQPGETLLEALQHHNIKGPKLVCGTGDCSACGVIFNGAAINACCMLAAQADGVEVVTVEGLANGAKLHPIQEAFAEAGAAQCGYCTPGFIIRAYALLQENPDPTEEEVRAGFAGSICRCTGYVKPIEAALRAAALLREQRSLEERV
- a CDS encoding FAD binding domain-containing protein, giving the protein MLKIRAYHRPKHIDEAISLLSEPDAGRTVIAGGTDLLVNPRYMVGVREVVDLRDLGLAFISGLEDDPSTSMIVIGACATMRQVARSPLIQGLASGILARSAAVCASPNIRNMATLGGNTASALPSADTPPPLLALDALVVLAGPQGRRIVPLSEFFTGPARSIRQPGEIITEFQIPQPDAAMRGGFYKIGRVSDDIAMVNATVTLVVRDGIIVQARVMLGAVAPTPIRASAAEAALEGQQPSEAVFQQAASFAVEAARPISDHRASADYRRRMSGVAALRALRQAAGRAPQPEEWHHA
- the yqeB gene encoding selenium-dependent molybdenum cofactor biosynthesis protein YqeB; its protein translation is MTVFRHMLVGVKGAGDLASGTIHRLSRAGFAVVATELPQPLALRRTVAFAEAVYTGSIEIEGLTGVRVDSLDGARAALARGQMPVLIDQDGALLRALHPTALIDARLAKRNIGMQLTDAQVTLALGPGFEAGVDTHAVIETNRGHNLGRVYLSGCAEPDTGVPGDIAGFTSERLLRAPANGSLMAQHAIADVVKAGEVIATVGGTPMYAQIGGVLRGLAHDGLVVRQGMKVGDIDPRARREHCFSISDKSRAIAGGALEALLYLLGASA
- a CDS encoding IclR family transcriptional regulator, with protein sequence MRHGESNGTVQTVRRVASVFSAFQSRGLLRITELAELTGLPKSTVHRIVSALVAEGLLIQDEDSHKYQLSLRVAELGAGLLSTNTVRRAARPILLDLRDQTHESVHLAVLEHLDVVIIDTEDSYYFVREVNVPGQHLPAHAVSTGKALLAYQWEGRLRDLLSEMSLKRYTGQTITDPRRLLEELRQVRARGYAVSCGELEVGVEAVAAPIFDQTGAVTAAVSVGGPSERCHPRQAEFIRAVCEAGQRITQAMRLSGWR
- the ade gene encoding adenine deaminase; this encodes MGIARRIRVARGEEAGDLILRNGQLVNVCSGEIYPADVVIVEGAIAAIGEPGQYDAPDSRDLGGRFLVPGLIDGHMHIESTMLTLAQFAQVVVPHGTTTIIIDPHEYANVMGVEGIRYALASGRNLPLTVYAVLSSCVPASPLESPRQALSAADLLPLLDDDRVLGLAEMMDVPGVLHAEPQVLAKIEASRARGRVVDGHAPGVRGRDLNAYAAAGIMSDHESTALDEAREKLRLGMWLMVREGSAARNLEALLPLIKELTPPRACFVTDDRDPVDLVKRGHIDSMVRMAIAGGLSPMQAIRMGSLNTAQYFRMDDRGALAPGYVADILVIDDLESFTIQEVYKEGVLVAQAGKALFTAPATEAMTASTVHTGAIRPEQLRISGHEGDVAVIGIEPGQITTLRLTEAAPLADGQLVSDVSRDLLKLVVVERHHASGQVGLALVKGFGLKKGAIASTVAHDAHNLVIAGTNDADILRAIEAINELGGGFALVVEGEVRASVPLPLGGLVSPLPVAELVSQLQALDAAAAELGCALEHPFMTLSFLSLSVIPSLKLTDQGLIDVTAAQVVPLQQ
- a CDS encoding FAD binding domain-containing protein produces the protein MLLNVTEYHRPETIAEAVRLLARPGIKTAALAGGTLLVGQRDDELRALVDLRALGLNTISEQGSQMRFGAMLTLQALVDSPLARAMVGGILVQAAGTSAARLIRNAATIGGTLASGPAANADLPVALAALDAQARLIGQAERLVPAETVFEERQPGELLVEIIIERPPAHAEGAGARATIGSETAGTGFPQAPAAEGAFVRVARAPDDVALVHAAAFLLIQSGICQQARVAVGGAGMASARLHAAESLLAGQSITQEHIAAAVVAGIDAFAPPPDFRASPAYRRDVAATLARRALEQCADAARWKQLMGNNKA
- a CDS encoding ester cyclase; amino-acid sequence: MSLEENKAIIRRVIEEVVNLGNLSIINEIFTASFVDRSSPDQPAGPEGVRAFISSVRTGFPDLSVKIDDLIAEGDKVVIRTTWQGTHQDTYAKNAPTGKQVSRTMIQIFRLADGKIVEEWNEGTALL
- a CDS encoding GNAT family N-acetyltransferase encodes the protein MMTRLETARLSLRRPTEDDIPVLSGLWRDERVQQYLGRVLTQEAAEERVARLLQSWDEQNFGLWAVYERNANIAIGLCGLSPLEEVVELSYKFAPDFWGRGYATEAATASLDEGFRRLALERIVGMTQSANTGSQRVLEKLGMRFERSLRAWDAEQYFYRLNRDYWLRDRPQSTPAHKQSS